CTTCCTATTGCTCAAGTGCAGTTTTCTGGATTTTCTCATTGATAGATCTGCATCATCACTGAATTCTTTATCAAAGACAGCATTTTAATCTGCATTTATTagcttttcaaattttgcaagtGACGACATATTGAGTGTTATTTTGCTGCATATAGCAATGCTGAACATGCCAATGATTCTTTACATACTATATAAACTTAACCTTGTATGCTTGTGATTTCAAGGAAGCTTGCAGACAAGGTGGCCTCTTGTGGATTCTATGTGGTGGTTCCAGACTTCTTTTATGGAGATCCCTATGTACCTGATAATCCTGAGAGGCCTATTGCAGTGTGGAGACAATCTCATGGAACTGTACGCTTTAATTTTCAGTTCAAGTCTCTATCTGTTTAAGGGTCTTCCTATACCTAATGAAACTTATGAGACATTTATGTTTTCCATTGCGTGTTTTTCCTACTTATAAATTAGTGGTTTTCTTGGatttcaattttctcaatttacaTATGGATTCTACTTATATTCTTTCTTCTGTAAGAGAGCTAACCCTGAAAGTTCTGCTACAGAAGTATTTTTGTCATATTACTTGCCATTCTTGTATAGGTAAAGGATTTGAAGATGCCATAAGAGTTGTTTCTGCACTGAGAAGTGAAGGTGTATCTGCCATTGGAGCTGCAGGATTTTGCTGGGGTGGTGAGTCTTCTTGTTGCCTTGTTCCACAAGTTTTATCCTGATGTGTTCCTCCAAATATTCTGGATAAAACTCTTAACTTTGATGTTTGATTATCAGCAAAGGTGGTTGTGGAACTAGGGAAGTCTGATTACATTCAAGCTGCGGTTCTGCTACACCCTTCACGAGTCACTGTGGAGGATATTAAGGGCGGGTAAAGCCAAGCAAAGAAGCAGAATCCACATTTTCAGCAAATTTAGCCTAAAATAGTCCATGCATTTGTGCTCTTGGGTGTTTTCTTGGATGAAACAAAGATGTCATTGTTGTTAAACAAACTAGATTGCCTGACATGGGTGATCTTATCCTATTGATTTGCATATGGTAATGACAGACGTAATTGTTCGGTTGACTAGTTGAGAGCCCTCGTTTTGTGTCTGAAGAACTGAAGCTTTTAGAGGAGTAGGTAGTAGTTTACCTAAAAGCCGGAGAATCTTGAGATGGCAAAATAACTTTCTGCCATCATTTTTACAATAACTAACTTTCAGCAGTTATCTTTTAAAAGGTCTTGATTTTATTACGTAAGTGAATATGGTTACAGACTTTGGTCTCAAAAGTTTGGCAGAGAAATTGACATTATGTTTTGCTTTACATTGACTAAGAAAACCAGCCAATACTTCGTTGCGTGTATATTAAGTGGGAGCTTTCTTCACTCAATGATAGAATGTACAGCTAGAGGCTCCATGTCATTGTCATGGACAATCTCACGTGATAAATTTGTAATGATGATGCTTATGGATATCAGAGAATATAAGCAATTTCACATGATCACTTAGAAGTTATGTAGGTGGTGATCTAACGCTGTTATTTTCAGAGGTCAAGGCTCCCATAGCTGTATTGGGCGCTGAGTACGACAAATTGTCTCCACCAGAGCTTCTCAAGCAGTTTGAGGAAATCTTATCCGCTAAACCGGAGGTAAACATCTCCATCCCTGCTGTTAATGCCCGTGTTTGCATTCTAAGTACTATACTTTATGCTTTGAGATCACTTCCTTGAACTCGTATACTTTGAGTGCCCCTCATGAAATGGAGTTAAGCAGTAAGAGTACGCTCACGTGAACTGGGAAATTGCTCTCTATGGGTCATAAACGGACATGAATCTGAGGCTGCGAGATCTGTTACCTTCTGCAGGTCGATGGGTGCGTCAAGATTTTTGCTGGGGTGGAGCATGGTTGGACTGTGAGGTATAAAGACGAAGACGCAGCAGAGGTGAAGTCCGCTGAAGAAGCCCATAAGGACATGCTGGACTGGTTCAATAAGCACTTGAAGTGAAGATGAACTTGGTCACCTTCTACTGTGTCTACATATCCAAGGAAGAGAATGACAAAGCACGACCGTTCCTTGCAGTGGCGGCCTATCTTCTGATGGAGTTGAACACTGATTAGGAATGTATTCCTTATGCAGATGTAACTTAGCTTAGAATAAACAGAGCCTGGCCTTTCGTGTCTTGAGATAGATGGAAGAGCTTTGTGAGTTCTTTGAGTTTGCGAAGGGGCATTGCTCACTCTCTTGTACATAGCATGTAGTGCCTGGGTAAACTAAAACCTGTATATTTTCCTACCATGTAGTATCTGTGAGCATATAAATTTATAGGTTGTGGTAATATTTGTACAATGTTGATAAGCACGCAAAGATTACTGACGTGCACAAAACTCCTTTGTTGGTCCAACCACAGTGCGAGGCTTCAAAGGATCTAGATTGATTCACTGTTAAGATTGATCACTGAAGAATTTATAGGGCAGGAcgcgatttttttttaaaatttttttaatttttttaatattggtaaatgttttaaataaatttagttttaaatttaatttaattaatttttataataatttttatcacGTCAAtatcaaaacgacgtcgtttttgcattgttCAGTCatgtcggcgtgcaaaacgacgtcgttttgcacttactcGCTGGAAAATTGCTACGTTAGTATTTTAGccgattggcacttaagtaattcattttgcttcgattttagtatttaaatgttattttcctaacttttaatacttaagtatccctccgtttaagttttggcacttgggtgTACTTTTGCCGCTTATTATTATAGGTAATGTAGTTCTGATGGGATCTTGGGATTGGACCCCCATGAGAGCCACTTGCCGGTTCGTATCATGTTTGCAACTTTGTGATGATCGTCCGCTTTATTTTAAGTAGACAGATAAGTAGTCCTGTGCATTTCATCATCCAATCCACATCCAACTAGCGAGGTGGCATGTTAAAATTGTTTCGTTCAACTTATGAGCTTATAACTAGGTCGGGAACATCAATGGCAGTCGGAACCAATTGCACACAAAAGAAATGGTACAGTATGTACCTAACCTGGTTAGACTTGGTTGTGGGAAAGAAGGACAACCAGCCATCAAACGCGTTCGTCATTTCTCGGAGAAAAGGAACAAATCCTTAATAAGAAATTGGATGATGGCTTCTGAAATCATTCCTTTTTCCCTGTCAGACTTTCAGATTCATTCCATTTAAGTGCCTTACGCAATTTAATTGAATTGTATTGGTTGTCTGCAGTAAGTTCCAATCAAACGAGCTTCCTCTGTGAGTTCAGAGTAAGGTGAAAACTAAAGAGAGAGATTACTAGACTGCTTATGCAACTGCAATGTCTCTACACACGTGCGCTTCCCCCGTTAATCCAGAGCATGCTAACCTGGAAAGTCCAGTAAGAAAGAAGAGCACAACCTGGGAAataaccaaaagaagaaaaagtacaaGCAGATCctcaaagaagagaaattacAAGCAAATCCTCAAGAAGAGCACAACctgagagaaaaaaggaaagagaaattaCAAGCAAATCCTCTCTGACAAAGCGATCTCATTCTTGGGAAAACTATATGCAAACAGGGCAAGGCGAGTTGTCTCTATCCTCTCACTCATAGGCGCGAATGGGGATCTTGACATTGCCTCTTGTATTTGTGAAGTGGGCAAGGGCCGTTGTGGTTGGCCAGCCTATTGCACCCATCAACGACTAGGTGACAATGATCATATGCCGCCGAAgatagaaaaggaaaactcacTAATGATTTGCAGAATCTAAATTccatcttcctcaacttcttcaaCTTCAAGAGAGGAGGCAACCTTACTAGGGAATTGCATTgttcaatcattaaactttgCAGCGCTTCCAGTTCGATGAGACCTTGGATCTCAACTAGCctcaggcaattcaacaagcACAATGCTCTGAGCTTCTTCAAGCCTGACAGACAGGATAATCGCACCAGCAATTCGCAGTTCGACACAGTTAGTTTCATCAGATTCTCCAGTTGTCCAAACTGATTGAGTGGAATATTTGTCAGCCACGATTTGCATAGCTCCAAACTCGACAAATTTTTTAAGTCAGAACAGGTCGATAATTCTGCCGATGAATTGAAGTTTATAAGCTTCATCGTGGACAGCGTGGGAGGAAGTGGCTGAGTGAGTGATTGCAGGTCCAAACAAGACAGAACTAGTCGCTCCAGGCCTGGAAGTGAAGCTAACTCACTCGGTGGTGCAATGATGCTTTTATGAACCAGTTTCAGTTTCTCCAGTCTTGACAACATCCCAACCCACTCTAGGTTTGGAGTTTGGATAGAATAGGCATCCCATGGCTTGGAAAGAGATTCCTCAGAGTAGTCGGATACAATTAAAACGACTAAATTAGTCAGGTTGGAGAGGTTTGGGACTGTCTTTAGTTTACGAGACTCAACATACAGGTTAATCAAACTGGTGGGAAGCTCTGGGATTCGCTCAAGCTCATGGCAACCTTCCAAATGAAGTTCCTGGAGATGAGAAAGCCGGTTGATTGTTGTTGGCACAGATCTAATGCGAGTGTGAGAAAAGTTGAGGATTTTCAGAAAGGATAGACGCCCAATTCCTCTAGGAATATCTCCCTCCAAATTCAAGCATTTTTTGgcatgaaattcttcaagcttcTCCACCGTGCCTATGGTCATTGGGATCTTCGTTATCTCACTGTGATCTACCCTTATCACTTTCAACTTCCTCAGGTCTCCAATCGAATCAGGTAATTCTGTTACTTTTGTATAAGACAGATCCAACTCAAGAAGTGATTCCAATCCCCCAATTGAGTCTGGAAGCTCTCTTAGCTCATAACATCTGGACAAACACAAGCTTTCAAGATCCTTTAGCCCTCCGATTGATTGCGGAAGTTTGCTAATTCCAACACTTTCCATCACTAGCCTTTTCAAAGACTGTAGATTATCAATCGAGTGGGGAAGAAACGGACCAACAGGACCAAGTATCGTCCCTCTCACAGTCAGCTCTTTCAAAGCCTTTAGACAACCAGCTTCTTTGGGCAACTTTCTCAGAGATTTGCAAGCATCAATTTCCAAGTAATTCAGGTGCACTAGCTTCCCAATCGATTCATCAATTTCAACCAAGCTTTGACAATTTCGTATGATCAATCTTTTCAATGTTGATACAGCAGAGAGGTCGGGCAATCTAGTTATACGACTGCATTCTCCAAGTTCCAGAACTTCCAACTTAGATGATTTCTGTTGGTCGCCAGAATATCAGAAAGGGAATGAGCAATTGGAGGCATGTACGCTAAAACAATAAGAACAGAAATAAATGTGAAACTGTTCATACCGTGATTTGGCGCCATCCGGGCCAATCATCTCTAAGTTCACCGTTAGTAAGCTTGAGAACGACTAGATTGCTTGGAGACAAATTGGAAGCATCAAAGTCTGCAGGACAATGATCCCAGGATAGCCATCTCAAATTtctgaaaacatttttataatctCCAGTGAAGTTTACCCCTCCAACATGAAGCGCCCTTAGCTTTGGCAGATCAGCAAATGCTTGATTTGTAAGTGTCTGAACCTCAGGGAATTGTAACGTGAGTAATTCGACATTGCTCTTTCGCTGGCAATCACCCTAGCAAAGATAGCAAGCATCAGTGAACTGGAAGATCAAACAGAGATACTTGTGCACATAGAGGGCAGTGAAGTCTTATAAAACCAGAATCCCGTCCACTTTTTGCCTAGGAAATTGCAGTTTTACTTGTATCAATAAATTTACCTGTTCGTGAAGTATACTTAAGGCATCCTTGTGATCGCACGCCCTACTCCGATTTCTTGGATTTGCAATATCCTCCTGTCGAACAATTTCCCTCCCAAAATCTTTGAGCTGGTCATGCATCCATAATATATTGTCCTCTTTTATCTTTATTAGAGACATAAGCGAAAGAATATTAATTCCGCTTTTAGGATAAAAATCACAAGCTTCCCACATATGTTTTGCGGTTACGTCATCTACATCCGAGAAAAAGCATGCAATGTCTAACAAAATTTGCTTCTCCTCAAAGTTTAATGCCTCATAACTTATCCTTATATTGTCTCGGACTCCCCAATCAGGTCCTTTTGTTATCCGCTTCAATGTTTCGACCCAAATCTCGTGGCTTTTGCCACGGAGGAGAGAACCTAAAGTTTCAAGAGATAAAAGGAATTCCTCCGGTAGAGGCCACTATTTCACCGGAAAGAGTCTCCAGATCATCTGGAGGTAGGGTTTCTCCAAAAGCATGTTTGCTGAAAAGTTGAAAAGCATGGTAGGGATTCATCTCCGTCATCTCATAGGCATAATATTCTTTAAGAGGAAATGGGACATTATCCTGTTGTCCCATTTCTACCGTTGGCAGAAGACCCACATTCCTAGTTGTGACAATAATTCTGCTTCCTGGGCCGAGACAGGCACGGTTCCCCATCAATTCCATGATCTGCTTTCTCTCATTGACGTCATCAAGAACAATAAGGACACGCTTGTTGCGAAATCTTTCTTGTATCATGTTGACTCCGTCGTCAACGTTATGGACAACTGGGGACCTCTTCAGGATATCAGATAACAGCTGGTTCTGTAACCTTACAATGCCATGTCTTAGTGAAGTTTCTCGGATGTCTGAAAGGAAGCTGCAACCATCAAACAGAGGAGCCATCCTGTTGAAAACCgccttggcaagagttgtcttgccGATTCCTCCCATCCCGTGCACAACAAGAAATCGTACGTCCAAGGAGCCACAGTCCAACAACTGCATCATGTCTCTGACTCGATCATCAATTCCAACTAAATAATCAGGAAGAACCTTCTGTCTCTTCTTCAGCTTAATAGAAAGCTCTCGAACAAGATCGTTAGCAAGCTTACCCAGCCTGCCATGTATAATAAATCATCATCTTAGAAGAAAagattaatattacgaaaaaaatTGTACACCCaaaacaaatttactccaaactatttgAGTtattaaaaacctcaaattcgtacatttatgataaatttatcctaaactaatatAAATTTCAACGTTGACTTGTCATATGTGTCATAGCTCAGCAATTTCATGGGAAAATTTGAGGGAAGTTAACAAAGAGTAAACATGTCCCGATATatcaaattaggatttttggtgattctaaaattaatttaggataaaatttatcacacaTGAACTAGTTTGTCATTTTTGGtgaactaaaaattaatttaagataaatttgttctAACTATATCAAATTAACAattcgggatttttttttctacgatattaaccttaaaaaaaaaggagcaactGTATCTAGGAATCCTCGAGAACATGCTTTCAATACTTCTTTGGCTGCAAACGCTCCTCAACAGcatatctctctccctctccctctcccctcccctcctcctcccctcgcctctccctccctccctcccctcccccctcccccaaaaataGCACAAAGCAGCAACATAGGCTGAGACTTGCTCGAAGTTCATTTCTGACTTAGCACGTTCGTCCAAAACACCCAAGAAGCTTTAAACCGTCTTTTACCAAACCCCATTCGATATCATTACCATCGACCATGCTATAAAACCTTAAATTGCCAATTAAAAATACCCCTCTAAGCATTGTATAcatatggagagagagactaAATGAATAAGGGTGTAATGGCCACTcaagtttcttcttttacttaCCCTGCATTTCGTGCGTCCCATCCTTTGAGATCTGCGACCTCCCTTAGAGCCTCCCTCCACTCTTGCACCCTGTCCTCGCCGTGATGCCCCTCGTGCCAAAGCAGGCGTTCGCCGTACGAACCCCTCCTTTGCCTGACGTCCGAAGGACTCACGCCGTAGAATACGGGCACAATTTCGTGTCCCGCGGATTCTCTCCGGCACTTCACCATGCGCGTGAGCTCCTGGAGGCACCATGCGCTGGATGCGTAGCCTTCAGAGAAGATCGGCACGTGGATCCTTGAGTCGTCGATCGCGCGCTCAAGCTCCGGTCCAATAATCTCGCCTACGGGAAGCTCTTCGTTT
The sequence above is drawn from the Eucalyptus grandis isolate ANBG69807.140 chromosome 11, ASM1654582v1, whole genome shotgun sequence genome and encodes:
- the LOC104426687 gene encoding endo-1,3;1,4-beta-D-glucanase; translation: MSETQCCENPPTLSITSVGIGCVAEIGGLKAYITGPPDAKLAVLLVSDVFGYEARKLRKLADKVASCGFYVVVPDFFYGDPYVPDNPERPIAVWRQSHGTKYFCHITCHSCIGKGFEDAIRVVSALRSEGVSAIGAAGFCWGAKVVVELGKSDYIQAAVLLHPSRVTVEDIKEVKAPIAVLGAEYDKLSPPELLKQFEEILSAKPEVDGCVKIFAGVEHGWTVRYKDEDAAEVKSAEEAHKDMLDWFNKHLK
- the LOC104429732 gene encoding leucine-rich repeat protein SHOC-2-like isoform X1, with the translated sequence MWEACDFYPKSGINILSLMSLIKIKEDNILWMHDQLKDFGREIVRQEDIANPRNRSRACDHKDALSILHEQGDCQRKSNVELLTLQFPEVQTLTNQAFADLPKLRALHVGGVNFTGDYKNVFRNLRWLSWDHCPADFDASNLSPSNLVVLKLTNGELRDDWPGWRQITKSSKLEVLELGECSRITRLPDLSAVSTLKRLIIRNCQSLVEIDESIGKLVHLNYLEIDACKSLRKLPKEAGCLKALKELTVRGTILGPVGPFLPHSIDNLQSLKRLVMESVGISKLPQSIGGLKDLESLCLSRCYELRELPDSIGGLESLLELDLSYTKVTELPDSIGDLRKLKVIRVDHSEITKIPMTIGTVEKLEEFHAKKCLNLEGDIPRGIGRLSFLKILNFSHTRIRSVPTTINRLSHLQELHLEGCHELERIPELPTSLINLYVESRKLKTVPNLSNLTNLVVLIVSDYSEESLSKPWDAYSIQTPNLEWVGMLSRLEKLKLVHKSIIAPPSELASLPGLERLVLSCLDLQSLTQPLPPTLSTMKLINFNSSAELSTCSDLKNLSSLELCKSWLTNIPLNQFGQLENLMKLTVSNCELLVRLSCLSGLKKLRALCLLNCLRLVEIQGLIELEALQSLMIEQCNSLVRLPPLLKLKKLRKMEFRFCKSLVSFPFLSSAAYDHCHLVVDGCNRLANHNGPCPLHKYKRQCQDPHSRL
- the LOC104429732 gene encoding disease resistance protein RUN1-like isoform X2 produces the protein MAAKVRRSPTGFSYKYTPRATLPSNHTRGVTLWFSFLSCFVCSSSSSFTMSSNRRGAETRIAKISAHVVPTPGYKYDVFLSFRGPDTRRTVADVLYESLVDAGCSVFRENEELPVGEIIGPELERAIDDSRIHVPIFSEGYASSAWCLQELTRMVKCRRESAGHEIVPVFYGVSPSDVRQRRGSYGERLLWHEGHHGEDRVQEWREALREVADLKGWDARNAGLGKLANDLVRELSIKLKKRQKVLPDYLVGIDDRVRDMMQLLDCGSLDVRFLVVHGMGGIGKTTLAKAVFNRMAPLFDGCSFLSDIRETSLRHGIVRLQNQLLSDILKRSPVVHNVDDGVNMIQERFRNKRVLIVLDDVNERKQIMELMGNRACLGPGSRIIVTTRNVGLLPTVEMGQQDNVPFPLKEYYAYEMTEMNPYHAFQLFSKHAFGETLPPDDLETLSGEIVASTGGIPFIS